Proteins from a genomic interval of Phlebotomus papatasi isolate M1 chromosome 3, Ppap_2.1, whole genome shotgun sequence:
- the LOC129806082 gene encoding uncharacterized protein LOC129806082, producing the protein MQLRMWLVSWLLIVLYGTELVSSHGRLMDPPARNAMWRFGYPNPVNYNDNELFCGGYAVQWEQNGGRCGLCGDAYHLTTPRPHEAGGEYAKGIISRYYTQGQEIEVEVELTANHYGRFEMFLCPNNNPNLEATQECFDRYPLFISGTREVRYLIPQEAKKKGVFRYRVRLPPYVTCNQCVLQWTYYTANMWGTCSNGTEAVGCGKAETFRNCADIAITSNTGALPPFFTENANPFLLYYRDFRAPAPNNIFPLIVRDQVCVPSPLYRSVPGMDEWCQINCLRYPPNCPETICHCPQTCEAIGEIEGKEGADVYCLDECINYPSKCPANRCRCY; encoded by the exons ATGCAATTGAGGATGTGGCTCGTGAGTTGGTTGCTGATTGTGCTTTATGGCACGGAATTGGTGTCATCACATGGCAGACTGATGGATCCTCCAGCCAGGAATGCCATGTGGCGCTTCGGCTACCCCAATCCCGTCAACTACAACGACAATGAGCTCTTCTGTGGCGGCTACGCGGTTCAGTGGGAGCAGAATGGGGGCAGATGTGGTCTGTGTGGAGATGCATATCACCTGACCACTCCACGGCCCCATGAAGCTGGTGGGGAATATGCAAAGGGCATAATCTCGCGGTATTACACGCAGGGACAGGAGATTGAGGTGGAAGTTGAACTCACGGCCAATCATTATGGACGCTTTGAGATGTTTCTCTGTCCCAATAATAACCCTAATCTCGAAGCTACGCAGGAATGTTTCGATCGATACCCACTATTTATCTCAGGTACACGTGAAGTGCGCTACTTGATACCTCAG GAGGCAAAGAAGAAGGGCGTCTTCCGCTATCGCGTGCGTCTTCCTCCGTATGTCACCTGCAATCAGTGCGTCCTCCAGTGGACTTACTACACTGCCAACATGTGGGGAACATGCTCCAACGGCACGGAGGCTGTTGGCTGTGGAAAAGCTGAGACATTCCGCAATTGTGCAGACATTGCCATCACTTCCAACACAGGAGCTCTCCCGCCTTTCTTCACCGAGAATGCAAATCCCTTCCTGCTCTACTACAGAGATTTCCGTGCTCCAGCACCCAACAATATCTTCCCCCTCATTGTCAG AGATCAAGTTTGTGTTCCATCTCCACTGTACAGGAGTGTTCCTGGCATGGATGAATGGTGCCAGATAAATTGTCTCCGATACCCTCCCAACTGCCCAGAAACCATTTGCCATTGCCC aCAAACCTGCGAAGCCATTGGAGAGATCGAAGGAAAGGAGGGAGCAGATGTCTACTGCCTGGACGAATGCATCAATTATCCTTCAAAGTGCCCAGCAAACAGATGTCGATGCTACTGA